The nucleotide window GGAAGTTAGTAAACATCCACGTCATGTGTTTGAAAGAGagtaaagttaaaagaaatcaaGGTAGGCTTAGAGGAGGTCAAAACAATATAATGAATGGAATGTCAGAAATTGAGGACGCCGGGAATAAAGCAGAACTGTAACAGTCATCCAAATAGCCCGCTGGGTGGCAAGTTATTAGCCGGCAGAAGGGACagaaaaagatgtaaaataagaatagaaatgataattaatttcaaaCGTGAGAAGCATTAAGCTTTGCCGAAAtgtattcagaaattaatttgtgTAACCATTCAAGCGAATTCAgcgtaaaattaaatatcaagtgAGGTTTTTTATCCTTTGAGATTCCTCCGATCCATAATACAAGTCTTCTTCGGTTTTGGAAAATCTGAAGGTGAAAAACTTTCATCAGGAGATCTTTGTCTATTTATAACCCGAAGAAACTACTGGTTGAACTCATTACAGTAGCAATTAGTTTTGatgtaataagataaattttactaCAGTTATAAGTCTATCAGAAATTCTCCGTAACTTTTTGTTTTCACTTTCAACAATACTTTTTGATTAAACACAAGTGAAGAATTTATCAGTAGAACATGATTCGTATCTATTATAGAAATGACAAACAGGAATTTATAACTTATTCAATTttgatggaaaaattataaaagaattaataatagaaaataaaaatattaaaatactaaataagacAATAACTAATCTGGAATCTCGTAAAATAATCggtaaagatataatttatttgtcaattgaaaatatattgaataataaattatttagaatacttTTTATTGCTTATGATTTGTTCTTGTCtaactattattataacaaataagttTTAAGGTCACTGTCCTTGGCACTGAATTCTTAATTTAAACAGTTACAAGTAGCACTAATAGCCAAACTACGACAATATTAATATGAAACTAGAATAAACAGAAAACATTgtcgtaaaaaaaaatcggtaacagtaatttactaatttaaatttttttttatttttttattttataatgttttgcaatatttaaacaaaaattccgtTTTATTCACTGcctatttttaaatcgtttggtttttgatgaaaattgggaaaagttttaacttaaaacatagCCAATTTTAATTGAAGTagctattactttaaaaatggtaTTAACTGAAAAACTGCTGGTTCAATAACACCCAAATttgatgaagataataaaaacagattaggAAATTACTAGACATACTTTAAATTATAGTCGTTTTATATGAGCGTGAAGTCAATTAAGGTTAAAAAGTAATactctttagtttattttattataaaatgttagtaaaaacacttaaattgcattaattaacagaaataagaataaaaaatataataaaagaagattatttttgtagttgcattgtaaaatgttattaaacttcTAACTCATAGATCGTTAGGTATAATGCGAGtagtatatgttataattttacacggatttgaatactagatggtggataccggtgttcattggtggttgagtttcaattaactacacatctcaggaatggtgacctgagactgtacaagagtacacttcatttacactcttacatatcatcctcatacatcctctgaagtattatctgaaaagtaattaccggaggctaaacaggaaaaagaaaaagtatatgtCTTTAATAgtcttttaaactgtttttttgtgTATGGAAACGCATTTGAAAATAACTGCAAAttatcaaatagaatagctaaTACAAAAAGACTGAAAATGTAGTTAGAACATTGAGTAAAAGAGTGGTCATTAACTAGAAAAGACCTAATAAATTCACCAACCAATTTACATAGTttggtatattaaaaattaaacattgatcgaataatatttttttctcttgagtataaaattattaatcatttattgaaCTTGTAATACAACTAAACGGGTTTAAACCGACACCTTTCTCTAACCACCAGAGAGTATCATCACTCGCAGATAGCGAacctgtaattaataaatattacatttcacaTGTTTTACATGCTTCACAACCATAAAAACTGAGtctgtttatgtaaaaaataatttcactttttctCTTATTGTCGTGAAATACCTAATCTTACACACTACTGTTCTCAGCACTGCATTAAAAATACACCACAAGTTTTCTTCCTGTCGGTTGGTTTTTCCGTTgaatcacaaattaaaaacaaatttttaaatgcagataAATTGCTCGATGAATAACAATGAAAAGTAACGATAAAGCATgaagaagtaaagaaatttttcgtaattacaaaacaaaacgcCTGGTTATAATACCATGACAAATgtaatatactaattaaaattcaCACAATAAATGAAAGATTGATTTCAAAAACTACACACAACAGATAacgtacaacaaaaaattttgataaaaataagttgttCAGTTATAATGCTCCAAATAATTGAAAACtgtgttttttaaatcttaatagaCCGATCTGTTGTATTCCCTATTAGGAAGCCAGTTTTAGTTAGTTCTATGTCGTTAAAACAGTCTCAAATCGATtaagaggaaaaaaaataatcccgACTTTTCCCTCTTAGTCGTGCTGGGTGTCTTGTTATGACACGATCTAACATAATGGGATGTAATATACTTGATGGTACACTAAACATATAACGAAAACAACCTAAAAGtacaacgaaaaaaattatatcattcatGTAGTTCGCAGAATAGGTTTATCAAGAGTTGTTTTTATCTGCTTTTTAAACTATGATTAAAGTCGTCAGTCTGCTTCTATTAATGTATGTTACACCATATTATTCACTTACTATAAAATTACTCTCTTATGTTATATTTCAAGTTacgtaagaatttaaataatagacACTCAACTGATTAAAGTGTCTATTTTCACAAATCTAATATGATATAGATAACATTCAAACTATCTTTCTTTAGCTAcagttatattattgtataaagagTGGTGAAAATTTACgcttgttatttaaaaagaacagtGCAGTCTTCGTTTACGAATCTCGtgctaacaattatttttaaatatatctttaacgattttaaatataatcttttaacgaattattttataaaattgaaataacttacTGTTCAATTTGACCGTAAACCTTTTACAGTAACGataaatttagtttgttaaatttttaacagaaatatagtaaatagatttatataaaataacatcgcTAGACAATTGAAAAtgtcaagcaaaaaaaaactgctcCAAGAGTGGATATTCCCAAAAGCACTAGAAAGTGGTTGTTTTGGGGAAAATGCCTCGGTAGAAAGTTTTACAATCGATAAAAGTCGACAAACTGAAGGTCAGTTTGCATCGGAAGTAATTTTTGTTGgagtaaatataaaagaaacctgCAAAAATGAAATTAGGAAATATGATCTTGTTATTAAGATTCAGCTCCAGAATGAAAAGTTCAGGAACGCAGTTAATTTATCGATGCagtttgaaaatgaaatgttGATGTATGATACTTTATTGCCGATGCTGGATATAAATGGAATCGTTGAAGAAATGTTTTGCCGGTaagtttaaacaaatattcatcacaagctttttttttaataagttagcGTTTTTAGTTACTAAGATATTAACATTACGGCTCacgtaaagttaaatttttaatgtatttatgtactTTGTAacttggtaataatattttttctgaacttAATAAAGAGTACAACCCGGTCAAAGccgggtttttttatttatatttcttttttcatatttaataaactattattttttatgaaatttggccaGGATATTAAAGTAAATAGTTTGTcggataaataaacttttaagtcaAAAAATATAGGGGTTAAATTGGATCCgtaattaaaacatcaatttgtTAAGGTTTAAATATCAAGATTAAAAATCTAACTACATTAGTATTAATGTAGACGACACAGgaacttaaaaaaaggagttcCACGGACTCtcgatttaagaattttaatttttgtgtaatttctgacgatatttgtttttaaagttgtggctattattaaaaatattacataaggtAGCTGACGAACAAGGAGGTCAAATGAACccaaatgttttaaattgaacGTCATAACTTTTTCGCATTTGTTCTCTAAATAATTCGTAATTAAgtcattaatgtttaaatactGACGTATTTGAAATGAAGATTTGTCGAGGTTATTATTATTGGATCTtcctcattttttcatttttattctcacacatattaacatatttcataATGTATAAGTTAATACGCCCCAATAAGCACTTTACGTTAGTATATTCGAATTAATCATATCTTATTgagtgaaaaaaaagattttatcgatCGCGCGCGCGCGCTCGGAACTTATTCGAGATAGAGATTAATTTGCCATCAAAACAAAACTTGCACAAAACAAAACATCACCTGCAGTCAACTTAAATCAGATAATGGTTGTATTTTGTTTGAACATgcacaataattaattatctcctctcaattaatttacttaaaaattacacaaattagaagttattaaaaaaagtagaggAGATTTTAAATTTCACCAAATAACATTTAACGATAAGCAAACTGGAATCCCCAGCCAGACAACGGCACATTTGACCACCCTATCAACTACTATTACATGTGAGAGCAGAAAGAAGGTTTTCGGGctaattgtataaaacaaatttgacaGTTCTGGTTTGAATCAAGTTAAATTCAATGTACTCGTAATTTTGAGAACTCTACGTAACAAGTAAATTCCTacgtatgaataatatttaaaaccaaGCCCAAAAATCAAATTTCACATCATCTCAGTTTAAGTGCTGTCCTTGCAATCAGCTGAATGCCAtagttttattggaaaaaattattctaatttccaGCAGTGTACAATCtgtgtaatatttcaattttttaaacatacgcGCGCATGTGGggatgaagattaattttttttatgttttgagggatgaggagtacaaaaataccaatcAATTAACATGTAATAAGATCtacaaaactactacatcaatctCATTGAAAGTTAGAATACTGTAGTATTATATCTGGAATtgtgcatataaaaatttgataagttggttgaatcgttcttgtgTTACACTCATTTTAAGACAgataacagacaacataacctcaatatgatatatatttttaccattcatgtataaaattttatggcttgaaaatctaaaaaaaacattcatatataaaattttgtgctgCTATTTACTAACTATTCTGCTTCTGTAATTAGTTTTGGTGTCATGATCCCAGTAcagaatattttgaatatcagttTTGAAGTAAACTTTCCACTATAGAGTTATGAGAAGTAGAGCTAAAAAGATACAAGAACAAGTTTACTGGTGCTACATAACACATCTATCATAAAGTCAACATTGctattttcagaaaattcttcATAATCCTGGTAAATATTGATGAAAgtgattttcaaataataaaaatcaatagataagttcattttttttaaacaataatcacTACTGAACCCTAAATTTCCCTTTGTTTAGTTAAGAgttaatcgatttaaattttttttactaaaggaaATAGAACCATAGCTGCTATTTTTTTGGCATACTTCCAGTTGCTCAACAGTTGGTCCTGGATGATGGGTCATGTTTGGCTactaagttaaaatttcatatgagCAAACTAGCTTGCTGCATAACCCCCTTGCTAGGAGGGCCAGAAACCCTGCTCTTGGGATTAAAGCTTTTTGCTTTAGTTATTAATGCTCAGATgtatggttttttcttttaacattgttatatccaatttttttttttttttaaagaaccatGGGGAATAATTAAGATCTACCATAAATACAGTGTTTAAAttgttcaattaaattaaaaactagaatATAGGTAaagattaagtttaattattaatgaatattacacaaatgtttcttgtTCATGTGCTAAGAccaaacaaaatagttttaaatagtaACATATTGAAACAAGTTTCTAGTTTCAGTTTCCTAGGCTATGaaatataagtaaacataaaaataaactaattaaaatgttaataaaggcACTAACaattgttaatactttttttgtaactcagttctcattttatttttaatatccaatcaGCTTCTGAGCTTATTATATGTGTACAAAAACCAAggcaataacttttattattttgatatattattcaCCTATCTAGTAATCACACATATTTGCTCACCATATAAGTTGaaagcttgtgcatggaaatatgaaatggaaaatgttttacatatgaaaaatgccatgcctgaacaaGACCTACAGGTGAAaagctgagatgctaccattccatCAGGGAGATAGacttattttacattcattacgAATTCTGTTGAATCAAgtgaataaaacagataaaatttctaACATAATGTATACACTAAAAACAAtcgtaataattactatttccttacataaacaatttttcagtATATAAAGGCATATGAAAAACACTTCACAAATGAATGACTGTTATTTACCTCTACAATCTTATAAAAACAGATACCTGGAAAAGAGAGTTGaggtaaatcaataaaaagataaCACTGAAACAGGCATTTCTGCCCACTCCTTGAAAGAAGAAGGCaagttaaataaatctaaacctgataattaaacataaactaTTTGCTTAAGAATAACATTCACTGTGTGCATTGTATGctaataatgacattttttctaCAATCTTGGTTTAGAGGAAAagaatgaagaattattaaaatgatttcccTTCAAAATGGGTTACATCCTTTCTCTAATCCTGAAGAAATATTGATAACTTTTTTGAATCTGCAAAATTCattccaattaaataacaaactgaaaaCAAGGAAGGCCTAGTAGATGTATAAAACATAcctactgaaaattttatttttaaaaaatatctataaccaATAAAGTTAAGTGgacttatttactttattgtaacataaacaattattgattaatagcaaaaaaaaaatgtttgtgtttgtaatattttaatttattattatttttttaaataatgaaataatatttctattgttcccctaataagaaaatattttttacaggtaCTATTGTGGTTATGTTGATCCAGATGatccaaaaaaagattttattatactagaagatttaaaaaatgatggGTACAGAGTATCAATAGAAAaggtaattagaaattaaattaagctaCAAAATTATATCAGTTTTACTTTACTCTATACAGagcatttcataatgttcttcggaatttcgaaaattcattaacaaaaaacaatttcactcgtaagaataaaacaattactgtacgaaagagtacttcaaatagtttttccacgtatactaggcagttagtaaaccatttgctcgctaggcgtcgacagtagaggaaatggctgccacgggaagcgagaagtcgttttgtgtgttagaatttcacttgtcaaagtcgtttatttctgtgcaacgtgcatttcggttgaaatttcataaggagccaccaagtaacaattcaattcgtgcatggtataaacaattcagtgaaactggttgcttgtgcaagatcaactggtcgtccatcaacctcagaagtcaatgtcgaacgtgtgcgtgcaagtttcattcgcagcccgtcaaaatcgactgcggctgcaggcagagaattaggaattccgaaaacaacagtgtggagagttctccgtaaacgtttattatgcaaaccgtaccatctccAATTAATCCATCGTCTTTCTGAttgagataaaacacgtaggctcgatttttgtttacagttacaggaaaagacgttgttagatgaaggttttctaacgaagataattttcagcgatgaagctactttccatattagcggcaacgTAAACCGTCATAatgtgcgagtttggggaactgaaaacccacacgcttatgtggaacatattcgggattctccgaaaataaacgttttttgtgcgatctctcgtgaggcagtgtatgggccgttctttttttatggaaacgagaGTAACCGgaatgatatacctggatatgttgcATAAgccaattatggcttatgcctcttATGCCCTGAGATAAAGGattgcataatcaatgcaatcaactctattgAAAATGACATATTATAACGAGTTTGGCAACAGCTAGATtctcgtgttgatgtgtgccgtgtcaccagaggagcacatattgaacatttatagattttaacaaaaactgtttgagtccctgcatcacctcgtacaaatttcatttaggtaagtgaaatactttttttgtactgaatttttgtaactcctaagaacattatgaaacgccctgtatttgttcgctatctttaaaaatattaatttaataataataattttcccacaacaaaaatgattataatgCCTAGAACATTGTTTATTGCTATTGTTTTCCATGTCTTCAGtacacaaatttaatatataataaatggtttttttttaagagtttaaagcttattttattaatttattttttctttatgtactatttttttttaccaattaattaacataattctttCTTTAGAAATAAAAGCTATATTACTAAatcaacaattaataaaataatacaaataatatttgtcaATAATTAATTACCTGTATTATTGATCTTAaattataccattattttaaatgtacactTATACTACATAAATGTTTCTTGTTCTGTTACAAAAGTAACAGtgtgttaagataaaaaaaataataattttaatatattgaaaaattttctagTTTCAGTTACCTAGGctatgaaatataaacataaaaataaactaaattaagatGTTAATGAAGGAACTATCAACtgataacactttttttgtaactcccattttattttattatccaatCAGCTTCAAAGCTTATTATATGTGCACAAAAAACCAaggcaattataatttttattattctgatataTTATTCACGTATCTAATCTCACTTTTTTCCCcaccatataaaataaatactagaaaCAAGCATTGTTATTGAAAaatggcaaaacaaaaaaatttaaataattctaacatattaaacaatttataagatTAATGTACCAAATCAGTTCAATAAAAATGGACCACAGTGACTGACAACTTTGTACAGCATTGCATTCACAAGATGCAATGCCCttgtcttttcattttttattgtttcttttagtttttcccAGTATacccagaaattttattttttctgtgacttgaacttttcttctttttagtaaGTTCAACTCTTAGACTCACTCAATAAGTGAGGACTGGAAAGATGCAAGATTGTTGTAAGCTTTGTTTACACAAACTCTCTTTGTTCTTTTCTGGCACTTTGTTATCTCAAACTGGACttcttatattctaataaaattagataCCTTCTAAACTCTTATATAAAGTTTCTTCTATGTTGGCATTTTCTACAAAtactattcataaatatatattattctgtgATGTGTTCCTACAGAATACCAGCAAGCTTACATCTGCTCTCTTTTATCCATTATGTGATTATACAGCCTAATACAGACTGCAATACCTTTATTGTTTTCAGTgataatttcaaattatgaatTCTTAATCTACTCATTCCAATTCTTTCATGCCTTTTCTCACAAAATAACAACATTATTTGCAGACGTTAGCCTTGATGCCTATTCTGAACGAGTTTCTCTTCAacccttttatttatattgtccaTTGTTAACATGAACAATATTTGAGACAGTATACTTCTCTGTTGTAATCTTGATTAAACTGGTAACCAAACAGTTTTTCCAAGAAGTACATATGAAAGATtctcatttataatataatttttcttaccatctgaattattttatattagtaatccAATTCTCTGACCCAAGTTCTACTGATATGATCCCAATGTCTAGAAACACACAATTGAATACTTTCAATACTTCTTCTTTTCGTACAcatcttaatgaaaatattttattctttgacataatattttcattgtgAAACCATTATCCTAAAACGCTGCTCCTCTTCCAACCCAATCTCTACCAAATATCTTATTTTGCTTTTCAGCACATTCAAAGGCTTTAACAGACTGTTGATTcctttatactattttaaaaacatatctcttttattaaatggaaaataacaCTTTTCCTCTGAACAGTAGCCCTCTTTTAGCCACCTTAACATCACTCTAAATATTCTGTAGTTACTGTAAACCTGcagaatgataattttatatgtgTTGATGGACTTAAGTTTAACATTTTCTCATAAAGTCTACTTCGATATGATGATCTTCATTCTAAATACAatagaaacaatttaatattttgtctttGAGTATTTATTACATtgctttgtaataattattaataattataattttccaaaattagtCCTTTTTGAAGCAAAATTCAGTCCTTTTTGAGTTTAGATAGCTGTTTCATGCCATTATTTTCACATACATTATTTTGTAAcctgaataacaaaaattattgaaaaagaaaaaaagaaagaacagcaGTCTACACACATTAATCAGCATCACAAGGGCTGCTATAAGCAAAAACTTAATCCAGTGGCattttttgttacagatttttttagattatgaacATTGCAGTTTAGTAATGAAACAATTGGGTAAATTTCATGCACTAACTTACATGAAAAAGCAGAACTGTTTATCAGAATTActatcattcacaaaaaaaattcaagataaatGGACAAAAGAGTTTTTATCAAATTCTCAACTTATGTTTCTGTTATGTGCTAAACGAGGAATACAGCCGCTAATTGATAGAGGAGAATCAGTGGATCTATTAAAATCACTGCTTAACGAGTTTAATGATGTAGTAGAATTTTATGGGAATTTAGTTCGACCAGTCGAACCAGAAGCTGTTCTCTGCCATGGTGATTTTAATCGTAATAATGTGC belongs to Lycorma delicatula isolate Av1 chromosome 1, ASM4794821v1, whole genome shotgun sequence and includes:
- the LOC142327984 gene encoding uncharacterized protein LOC142327984 isoform X1; its protein translation is MSSKKKLLQEWIFPKALESGCFGENASVESFTIDKSRQTEGQFASEVIFVGVNIKETCKNEIRKYDLVIKIQLQNEKFRNAVNLSMQFENEMLMYDTLLPMLDINGIVEEMFCRYYCGYVDPDDPKKDFIILEDLKNDGYRVSIEKIFLDYEHCSLVMKQLGKFHALTYMKKQNCLSELLSFTKKIQDKWTKEFLSNSQLMFLLCAKRGIQPLIDRGESVDLLKSLLNEFNDVVEFYGNLVRPVEPEAVLCHGDFNRNNVLFKYDEHLHPIGLKIIDLQTPRYSSPVIDLSFFLLMNTTHTLRKEHLIDLLDIYKQSLLSSVSNICIVPELDFGRAAIYGYIHSSFFLPVMLVGNPIDEVSTEDAHKIAILFSQLGGERETEALVNIIKDLLQFGYIRNSYKQSH
- the LOC142327984 gene encoding uncharacterized protein LOC142327984 isoform X2, with the translated sequence MIKVVSLLLLMYYCGYVDPDDPKKDFIILEDLKNDGYRVSIEKIFLDYEHCSLVMKQLGKFHALTYMKKQNCLSELLSFTKKIQDKWTKEFLSNSQLMFLLCAKRGIQPLIDRGESVDLLKSLLNEFNDVVEFYGNLVRPVEPEAVLCHGDFNRNNVLFKYDEHLHPIGLKIIDLQTPRYSSPVIDLSFFLLMNTTHTLRKEHLIDLLDIYKQSLLSSVSNICIVPELDFGRAAIYGYIHSSFFLPVMLVGNPIDEVSTEDAHKIAILFSQLGGERETEALVNIIKDLLQFGYIRNSYKQSH